The Quercus lobata isolate SW786 chromosome 4, ValleyOak3.0 Primary Assembly, whole genome shotgun sequence genome segment gtgaagggatggaaaaaatgagtttgtataaatttactcatatacccttgttaaaaaatgatacctaattaaaacaaaaatgtgacaaacaaccaaaaaaaaaaaaaaatcacccaaatttattaaaaataaaaattatgtcaaaaaaaaaaaattcacgcctagttaaacaaataataaaaataaaagaagaaaaacaaaacaaagcactCTCACGCCCGCGCCCTAGGAAactagaagaaaaaagaaaaaaagaaaaaggaagaggcAAAGTTTTGGAAAgcataagggaaaaaaaaaaaaagaatgagcaCAAAAAGCAAACACTTAAAactggaaccaaaaaaaaaaaaaaaaaagcctacaTACTGGACATGCCCATGTGCAAGTGCACATAGGCATTATGGTGCAGGTACGCTATGCATTTAATGGAGCAATTGAAGATGAATCACTTATCAGGTGTCAAATGCATTAGCAAGAGGCCACGAAGCAAAGACAGGATACTGTGTACAATTATGTGACCCCtgcttttttttccttagcaGTAGATGTGGACTTTGTGGGAGTTTGCTTCCCTAGCAATTTTTGAATTctataaatgttgttttgcaCCAAAACAAGCAATGCCCAAATTTTCAATACAACTAAAACTAAAGAAGGCagcactcaaaaaaaaaaaaaaaaaaaaatgttaagcagCACTTATGCAATAAAAGCATTGACAAAATAAAGCCACAAATCGATAGAACTAAAACCAATAGAACAATTCTGAAAGAATGTAGGATTATGAAAATCATTGGGAACACCAATCTAAATTGCAGGTTTTGAAAGATTTTCTTTGTTGAGCAAGTTGGAGGTGCTTCActtaaatagtaataatttCAATCACAGCATTCTGCAATCCTTAAGTGGTATTGTGTCACTCAAGGAACTAGATTTGAGTAACAACAATTTGAATGGATCAATCCATATCAAAGGTAAAACTCTCATTAATTTGCAAAGAAATATTATTGGAAGAGTGTTTCATGCACGCTTATTGAGCATGTAACATTTCTTATTTCCCTCCTATCAATCATTGATATTTATGCaactaaaattatattcacCCATTTTTTTCCTTAGCTGTTTTAAATGAAAGTATTTATGCAACTGAAGTCCCTTTTTTCTTCCATGATTtttcatgtacttttttttttttttttttttaatgtagaaTTTAAAGCATTTAGCAACTTGGAGGATCTCTACTTGAGTGGCAATGAGATCAATGACTTTGTGACAACAAGAGGTATAATAgttagtaaaaatatatgttaatGGATTAAAATCAAATACTTCTTTTGAATGATATGTCAAATGAAATTATCACATCAATGATTttgagatattttatttttccctataGATTCAAACATCTTAACTAAGCTGCAACTCCTAGACTTGAGTGGGAATGATTTCAGTGCACGAGTTCTTGAGTCATTAACTACCTTCCCATCATTGAAGACATTGGTTCTCTCACTTAACAATATGGAGGGATCGTTTACTACTAAAGGTAAGTTATACCATTGACATCAAGGTGATGTTGTTTTGCGTTTTTCTTTTAATCACTAGCATAATAGTAGAAAAGCTCTATAAAAACCCTATTCTAAATATTGATAATCAAATTTCTTGAAATCAATGAGACTAAACTTATTGTCTTTCGTAAGTatcacaatttatttttgtcttgttaaaattttgtattcaaaatgttaaaaactaaCACAATGCAGTGGAGAGATTTTAATATCGGTGTTTTTAGCATACCTTTCTTGGCCTAAACCAACAATCACATAGGAGCTTCAAGGTTGTTCTACGTCGTCCAGAGCTAGCAATTCAAATTTGTTCTGACAGGAGTGACGATTCTACATCCCACTGACGAAGATAACATTACTGACGAAGAGATCATCCATGACGAGGTCATCAAAAGTAACGAAGAAAGCcatcatcactgacgaaggcaaggggtcattcaatgcagtcaatcaatgacctAAGCAGTTACTAAATCGACTAAGCAGACCGTTGGGAGCCTCTTAAAAGTCTCATTACTGGACCAGGGGCGTTACTTCAGAGAGCATTAACAGCCCCAACGGCTAGCCTCTAAGGCCTCAGGTATAAAACTCTCATACAGCCAACAAAAGAACACACATGCAAAAATACTCAGAAATTATATTTGGCTTCCTTATTGTGTTTGATTGTTAtcctaactttggcatcggagactttgtggcaggcaccacaccggtggcCCTCATCGAGCAAACCTTCACATTCTACAGGGGATTCCATCTGCTCACTCTTACTGACGAACTCGTGTtccatcagtttggcgccgtctgtggggagtgATTTTTCGGATTCACATTCGAAAACGTAGCTTCCATCAATTCTCCATATccagatggaatccaacccaGATTCAGCAACCTTGGCCCAGCAAGTTCAAGcccttgcagccaccattgaGGAACTCACCAGACAGAACCAGGAAATGAAGCAGCGGCTCCAGCAGGTTCAACAAGCTCAACAGGAAGAAAACCGGTCCAAGGGTAACACGGAGGGAGAAGGGGATAGCCAACAGAGGGAAATCCCCCGGAGACCAACTACTCCGGACGAACAGAACTCAGATCTTCTTCgggaaatgaggaaagagatggacgaactaaggAGCGCTATCAAAGAAAAGACGGACCGGAGTGTAGATAAAATGGTAAGGGCTACAGATTCGCCCTTCATTGCAGCAGTACTTGATTGCCCCGTGCCGTCAAAGTTTCGCCTGCCTCAATTAGAGCCATTCGACAGACTCAAGGACCCTCaggatcatcttaatacctttaagacgaCTCTGGGTCTCCAGCAGCCACCTGACGAGATATTGTGTCGTTCCTTCCCTacgactctcaaaggagctgcaagagaGTGGTTTACTAAGTTACCAAACTCGTCCATAGACAACTTCGATCAGCTGAGTAGTGCTTTTTTGCGCCACTTCATAGGGGGACAACGCCCAAGGAGACCAGTAGATTATTTACT includes the following:
- the LOC115984422 gene encoding uncharacterized protein LOC115984422 yields the protein MESNPDSATLAQQVQALAATIEELTRQNQEMKQRLQQVQQAQQEENRSKGNTEGEGDSQQREIPRRPTTPDEQNSDLLREMRKEMDELRSAIKEKTDRSVDKMVRATDSPFIAAVLDCPVPSKFRLPQLEPFDRLKDPQDHLNTFKTTLGLQQPPDEILCRSFPTTLKGAAREWFTKLPNSSIDNFDQLSSAFLRHFIGGQRPRRPVDYLLTIRQGEKETLRSYVKRFTRETLEVDEADDKVQLTTFKAGLRSRDLVASLAKNPPKTMAEMLLKAQKYMNAEDALAAIKDAERLGDKSKGEDDRRGQKRDRPERRNNDGNRRRDDKNPRQKNAET